From Pseudomonas fluorescens:
CAATCAGCGCCGCCGTGGCGTCGGGATGGGCCAGGCTGATGGAGATGTCATCGAATTTCTTGTAGTGGGCGTCGCCGAACTGCTTGGCGGTTTCGATCTGCAAGGTGCGCGACTGGAAGCCCACGCCGGCGGCGGGCACGGCGATGCGGTCTTTCTCGGTGAAGTCCTTGAGGGTCTTGACCTTGGGGTTGTTGGACAGCAGGTAGTTGGGCATCGAACCAAGGGAGGCGATGGCCTTGACGTTCTGTTTGCCCTGGGTGCGGTCCCATAGGGTGAGCATCGGCGGCACACCGGCCGACACCACGTCCAGCGCGCCGGCCAGCAGCGATTCGTTCATGGCCGTAGCGCCGGAAATGCTGTTCCATTCCACCTGGATATCCAGGCCCTGTGCCTTGCCGTGTTTTTCGATCAGGTGCTGGTCGCGCACTACATCAAGGATCAGGTAACCGATGCCGAACTGCTGGGCGATACTGATCTTGCCTTCGGCCTGGGCGCCGGGGCTGAGTAACGCACCGGCGGCGGCCAGGGATGCGGCCAGGAGGGTCAGGGAGGAACGTTTGAAAGTCATGGAGGGCTGCCGCGTTTTCGAGGAGGTGATGAAGCCTAGCGGCGGTTTTTAAGAGCGCAAAAGAATATCGCGATCTATTGTTATGCAAATCATCCCCAAATCGGCGCCCGGCTGCTATTGTGCCGCGCTTTGAAAAGCCGCCTGATACCTGCGAGGAAATGGACGTTGAACACTGACGAAAAAATGACCGGGGACCTGTTCGAAGTGGATAAGCGCCTGTCACTCAAGCCCGTGGTGGACTTCAACGCCTACCTGCGCAGCGCGTTTGGCGATGGCCCGTGCACCTGCGTACGGTGTGCGGCCAGTGGCGGCGATGAAAGCAGCTATGAACAGCAACACACGTTCACCTTCGACGCCAAGCCGACCCACCGTCGCTTTGCGTCCACGGCCGGCAGTGATGTGCTGTTGATGCTCAAGAAAGCCTGGTTGTCCTACACCAAGGCCGAGCTGCCGTTGAGTGGGGTGCTGGCAGTGGAGACGGTGAAGGAGTTTGTCGAACCGCCACTGCACAGGCGTTTGGTCCCGTTGTTCCTGGCCAGTGGCCTGG
This genomic window contains:
- a CDS encoding ABC transporter substrate-binding protein; this encodes MTFKRSSLTLLAASLAAAGALLSPGAQAEGKISIAQQFGIGYLILDVVRDQHLIEKHGKAQGLDIQVEWNSISGATAMNESLLAGALDVVSAGVPPMLTLWDRTQGKQNVKAIASLGSMPNYLLSNNPKVKTLKDFTEKDRIAVPAAGVGFQSRTLQIETAKQFGDAHYKKFDDISISLAHPDATAALIAGGSEINSHFSSPPFQYQELLNPNVHKVLSSYDILGGPATFNVLYTTQKFHDENPKTYKAFYDALAEAETIIKADKPAAAKAYIRVEQSKLPLDLVEKIVQDPEIDFTIVPQRTYIYAEKLHELGVLKNKAASWKDYFFEEAHGGNGS